A stretch of Gossypium hirsutum isolate 1008001.06 chromosome A06, Gossypium_hirsutum_v2.1, whole genome shotgun sequence DNA encodes these proteins:
- the LOC107962446 gene encoding uncharacterized protein produces the protein MKGRKTKGAPSADLLVCFPSRSRLTLMPKPISSPARPSETNIRHHNHRYHHHPLIKRSSTRNGSGVGLASPLLCANNKQMRPEITEPSSPKVTCAGQIKVRSKTTSCKTWQSVMEEIERIHNSRRHKKRAGWIESLGFKKEVMQFLTCLRSIRFDFRCFRSFPQSDITTEDDDDEDEESQENHNHIHDDDKEASRTVFSKWFMVLQENQNDGLLKEEKGKSHDVDVVDDDDQTAVPPPNALLLMRCRSAPAKSWLKENVKDEENIQNDDEAEECKKKYEKKTKNLRSLMEEENRKTTTQSLVVMKYDLGFYKTCSSDIAKETWVVGGFKDPLSRSRSWKR, from the coding sequence ATGAAAGGAAGAAAAACCAAAGGAGCTCCTTCAGCAGATTTGCTAGTATGTTTCCCATCTCGATCTCGTTTAACCTTAATGCCTAAGCCCATTTCTAGTCCAGCAAGGCCATCGGAAACCAACATCCGCCACCACAATCACCGCTATCATCACCACCCTCTCATTAAGAGATCAAGTACCAGGAATGGTAGTGGAGTAGGCTTAGCTAGCCCTCTTCTGTGTGCAAACAACAAGCAAATGAGACCCGAGATCACGGAACCGTCTTCCCCTAAAGTCACCTGCGCCGGGCAGATCAAAGTCAGGTCTAAAACCACCTCATGCAAAACCTGGCAATCAGTGATGGAAGAgattgaaaggattcacaacagCAGGCGTCACAAGAAGAGAGCCGGTTGGATCGAGTCCCTTGGTTTTAAAAAGGAAGTGATGCAGTTCTTGACCTGTTTGCGGAGCATCCGTTTCGATTTTCGATGTTTCAGGTCATTCCCTCAATCCGATATCACTAccgaagatgatgatgatgaagatgaagaatcTCAagaaaaccataaccatatcCATGATGATGACAAGGAGGCATCGAGAACCGTATTCTCGAAATGGTTCATGGTTCTTCAAGAGAATCAAAATGACGGACttttaaaagaagaaaaggggAAGTCCCATGACGTTGAcgttgttgatgatgatgatcaAACTGCAGTTCCACCTCCAAATGCCCTCTTGCTTATGCGCTGTAGGTCAGCTCCTGCTAAAAGTTGGTTAAAAGAGAACGTTAAAGATGAAGAAAACATACAAAACGATGATGAAGCAGAAGAATGCAAGAAGAAATAtgagaagaaaacaaagaatttAAGGTCATTAATGGAAGAAGAAAACAGAAAGACAACAACACAAAGCTTGGTGGTGATGAAGTACGACCTTGGTTTCTACAAAACTTGTTCTTCTGATATAGCCAAAGAGACATGGGTTGTTGGTGGATTCAAAGATCCATTATCTCGAAGTCGAAGTTGGAAGAGATGA